The Bacteroidota bacterium genome includes the window TGCCGACAACGACAAGGGGAAATTTATGATTGCTAAAGATCTTGAAGACTGTCTGGTGATATATACCGTGAAAGCATGGGAACAACAGGCAGCTCGCTTGCAAAAGCTCAACCCATTCAACCTTAAACATCAACAGTTTATCAGTGCCGTTACAGTTGGTTTAACTGAAGTGGAGATGGATGGTGCCGACCGATTTCTTGTTTCTAAAAGCCTAATAAAATATCTCGGCAACGGAAAAAACATTGTGATGAAAGGAAAGTTCGACCGCATTCAGGTTTGGGATGCCGATAAATTTGAACAATACACACAGGGGAATATTGCCAACGTTCAGAGCCTGTCTGATGAAGTGTCGGGTTATCTGGATGAATTGGAACAGCGCCCCAACCAACCACCCCGAAAGGGAGGAGATTGAGGTAACGCCATAGA containing:
- the mraZ gene encoding division/cell wall cluster transcriptional repressor MraZ — its product is MNFLGQFDCTMDDKGRIKMPASLRKQFADNDKGKFMIAKDLEDCLVIYTVKAWEQQAARLQKLNPFNLKHQQFISAVTVGLTEVEMDGADRFLVSKSLIKYLGNGKNIVMKGKFDRIQVWDADKFEQYTQGNIANVQSLSDEVSGYLDELEQRPNQPPRKGGD